A single genomic interval of Spirosoma taeanense harbors:
- a CDS encoding sugar phosphate isomerase/epimerase family protein: MDRRGFLQKTAIGAIALSFPSLPNFLKETPMGVVVHSYGSRWNSKADSKQYPGFANAIDLINHCQQIGAGGVQAVVGGWTTDFAKKVRDAREKAGLYLEGSIGIPKNAGDVARFEQEVRNAKEAGAQVLRTVCSAGRRYETYHSAEAFQELKKNAMTSLQLAEPVLRKHKVKLAVENHKDWRATELAAMLKQINSEWIGATLDFGNSISLLEDPMEVVQTLVPYVFSTHAKDMAVEEYPDGFLLSEVPLGQGILDLPKIIALCKQHNPAVTFNLEMITRDPLEIPCLKTDYWATFQDVSGKELARTLRMVRQHKPATPLPRVSQLNAEERLAAEEQNILSCLAYSKDKLTLK, from the coding sequence ATGGACAGACGAGGCTTTTTACAGAAAACAGCCATCGGTGCCATAGCCTTATCGTTCCCCTCGCTTCCTAACTTCCTGAAGGAAACGCCGATGGGCGTGGTGGTTCACTCCTACGGGAGCCGCTGGAATTCAAAGGCCGACAGCAAACAATATCCCGGCTTTGCCAATGCCATCGACCTGATCAACCATTGCCAGCAGATTGGTGCGGGGGGCGTGCAGGCCGTCGTCGGCGGCTGGACAACCGACTTCGCCAAAAAAGTCCGGGATGCGCGGGAAAAAGCGGGGCTGTATCTGGAAGGCTCCATCGGTATACCCAAAAACGCCGGTGATGTAGCCCGTTTTGAGCAGGAAGTACGTAACGCGAAGGAAGCCGGTGCGCAGGTGCTCAGGACGGTCTGCTCGGCCGGGCGTCGCTACGAAACCTACCACTCGGCTGAAGCCTTTCAGGAACTGAAGAAAAACGCGATGACCTCGCTGCAACTGGCCGAACCCGTTCTGCGTAAGCATAAAGTCAAGCTGGCGGTAGAGAACCACAAAGACTGGCGGGCCACCGAACTGGCCGCTATGCTGAAACAAATTAACAGCGAATGGATCGGTGCCACGCTGGACTTTGGCAACAGCATTTCGCTGCTGGAAGACCCAATGGAAGTTGTTCAGACGCTGGTGCCGTACGTCTTTTCGACTCACGCCAAAGACATGGCCGTTGAAGAGTATCCCGACGGCTTCCTACTGTCCGAAGTCCCGCTGGGTCAGGGCATTCTGGACCTGCCAAAGATTATTGCTCTCTGCAAGCAGCATAACCCGGCCGTTACGTTTAACCTGGAAATGATTACCCGCGATCCGCTGGAAATCCCCTGCCTGAAGACAGATTACTGGGCCACGTTTCAGGACGTCTCCGGTAAGGAACTGGCCCGCACGCTGCGCATGGTCAGGCAGCACAAACCCGCTACACCCCTTCCGCGCGTATCGCAGTTAAACGCCGAAGAACGGCTGGCGGCCGAAGAGCAGAACATTCTTTCCTGCCTTGCCTACAGCAAGGACAAATTAACCCTTAAATAA